One Fibrobacter sp. UWB10 DNA segment encodes these proteins:
- a CDS encoding ATPase: protein MAEDLQYLMERIQKDAVDKAETEAAAIIARAKDKAAEIVKAAEAEASAKLEKADKDAEAFTERSERTLEQSARDLLLSVGKNLEKMIMDLLNLQVEKSLDESTVKSMLLTLAKNYSSDIEVDFSDADARKLSSFVMGEFAKQLSAGVKVESDKGVKFGFRVKLDGGKVTHEFTEAAMADALSALLRPQLSRVVNAAAQAK from the coding sequence ATGGCAGAAGACTTGCAATACCTTATGGAACGCATCCAGAAAGATGCTGTCGATAAAGCAGAAACCGAGGCTGCGGCAATCATTGCCCGCGCCAAGGACAAAGCGGCAGAAATCGTAAAGGCGGCAGAAGCCGAAGCGAGCGCCAAGCTCGAAAAGGCCGATAAGGACGCCGAAGCGTTTACGGAACGCAGCGAACGCACTCTGGAACAGTCTGCCCGCGACCTCCTGCTTTCGGTAGGCAAGAACCTTGAAAAGATGATTATGGATTTGCTGAACCTCCAGGTGGAAAAGTCCCTCGACGAATCCACCGTGAAGTCCATGCTTTTGACCCTTGCTAAGAACTATTCTTCCGACATCGAAGTAGATTTCTCTGACGCCGATGCCCGCAAGCTCAGTTCCTTTGTGATGGGCGAATTTGCCAAGCAGCTTTCCGCCGGCGTTAAGGTCGAAAGCGACAAGGGTGTCAAGTTCGGCTTCCGCGTTAAGCTCGATGGCGGCAAAGTCACTCACGAATTTACTGAAGCGGCCATGGCCGATGCTCTCTCGGCCCTGCTCCGTCCGCAACTTTCCCGCGTTGTAAACGCCGCTGCCCAGGCCAAGTAG
- a CDS encoding folylpolyglutamate synthase/dihydrofolate synthase family protein, translating to MQSLGMDYLNSRLMFGMVPGLESTRKLCNALGNPERSFKTIHIVGTNGKGSTSYYLAGILQAHGFKTGLFTSPHLVSLRERIRVNDNPISDSDLNRLLLQVKAAAEQVQVEPTFFEVLTLVSFLYYAEQGVDVVSMEAGMGGRLDSTAVACGNIVVLTSIGLEHTEVLGPTESAILKEKMAVVEADRRRNKTFVVGGLSEELLAEARAYASELGAECIVPEIRTDIKLPNLGRHYIENASLSLAAAESFIKGAGRPYDEALALKTLETRSWAGRMQQLADKNGEVRYILDGAHNSHAVRRLVETLAQYYPGVQFHCVFGALKDKDVGEMLKLMSPFVSHWHITKTPYPRFRELDDLRSELSNLGLKVASEGELSREFLDQVAETAYADNKNVPVLVTGSLYMIGETVQALKDDFDGLAFFRGLEPSTNEHR from the coding sequence ATGCAATCGCTTGGTATGGATTATTTGAATTCTAGGCTCATGTTTGGCATGGTGCCGGGGCTTGAATCGACTCGCAAACTCTGCAACGCTCTCGGAAATCCTGAACGCTCTTTCAAGACAATCCATATCGTCGGTACCAACGGCAAGGGCTCTACGAGCTATTACCTCGCAGGCATTTTGCAGGCACATGGTTTTAAGACGGGGCTATTCACGAGCCCGCATCTGGTAAGCCTTCGCGAACGTATTCGTGTAAACGACAATCCCATTAGCGATTCTGATTTGAACCGTTTGCTCCTCCAGGTGAAGGCCGCTGCAGAACAAGTGCAGGTGGAACCGACCTTCTTTGAGGTCTTGACGCTTGTATCGTTTTTGTATTACGCTGAGCAGGGTGTAGATGTTGTTTCGATGGAAGCGGGTATGGGCGGCCGCTTGGACAGTACGGCGGTGGCATGTGGTAATATCGTGGTTCTTACGAGTATCGGGCTTGAACACACCGAAGTCTTGGGCCCCACCGAAAGCGCTATTCTTAAAGAAAAGATGGCTGTTGTAGAAGCGGACCGTCGTCGCAATAAGACTTTTGTGGTCGGAGGCCTTTCCGAAGAATTGTTGGCAGAAGCCCGTGCTTATGCAAGTGAACTTGGTGCTGAATGTATCGTTCCTGAAATTCGGACTGACATCAAGCTCCCGAATTTGGGCCGCCATTACATTGAAAACGCAAGCCTTTCTTTGGCTGCCGCTGAAAGCTTTATAAAGGGCGCCGGCCGTCCTTATGACGAAGCCTTGGCCCTCAAGACTCTCGAAACCCGCTCTTGGGCGGGGCGCATGCAGCAACTCGCCGACAAGAACGGAGAAGTCCGCTACATTCTGGATGGCGCTCATAATTCCCATGCGGTGCGTCGTCTTGTCGAAACGCTCGCTCAATATTATCCGGGAGTCCAGTTCCATTGTGTATTCGGGGCTCTCAAGGATAAAGATGTGGGCGAGATGCTCAAGTTGATGTCTCCGTTTGTAAGCCACTGGCATATTACCAAGACGCCGTATCCGCGTTTCCGTGAATTGGACGATTTGCGATCAGAACTTTCGAATTTGGGTTTGAAGGTGGCTAGCGAAGGCGAACTCAGTCGCGAATTTTTGGATCAGGTCGCCGAGACTGCCTACGCAGATAATAAAAATGTCCCCGTTTTGGTGACCGGTAGCCTCTATATGATAGGTGAAACGGTGCAGGCTCTCAAGGACGATTTTGACGGATTGGCGTTTTTTCGTGGCCTTGAGCCCTCGACTAACGAACACCGCTAA
- a CDS encoding endonuclease yields MKSFGIILLLAVFIAIAWSRVDPTAAPQHYNYRDASKQLRRVYYGELQETLYCGCKYDDKKNVDFSSCNFKPRENPKRKSFKRAERIEWEHMVTAHNMGQHLPCWRDGGRKNCSANDTTFKIMEGDMHNLYPAIGEVNGDRNNFMYSQWTNNPEPMYGGCKTIVDFKQKKAQPREEARGIIARAHFYMEKTYGVNLSKQDRKLFEAWDKLYPVTPKECERDRRIFKVQGDHNPFVHEKCPK; encoded by the coding sequence ATGAAAAGTTTTGGAATTATACTGCTTTTGGCGGTTTTTATCGCTATTGCCTGGTCGCGCGTAGACCCGACAGCAGCCCCGCAGCATTACAACTACCGCGACGCGAGCAAGCAGCTAAGGCGAGTGTACTACGGGGAACTGCAAGAAACCCTTTACTGCGGTTGCAAATACGATGACAAGAAGAACGTCGACTTTTCAAGCTGTAACTTCAAACCCCGCGAAAATCCAAAACGCAAGAGTTTTAAGCGCGCTGAGCGCATTGAATGGGAGCACATGGTAACCGCCCACAACATGGGACAACACCTCCCCTGCTGGCGCGACGGAGGCCGCAAGAACTGCAGCGCGAACGATACGACCTTCAAGATTATGGAAGGCGACATGCACAACCTGTACCCCGCCATTGGCGAAGTCAACGGGGACCGCAACAACTTTATGTACAGCCAGTGGACCAACAATCCCGAACCCATGTACGGCGGTTGCAAGACCATCGTTGATTTCAAACAAAAGAAGGCGCAACCCCGCGAAGAAGCCCGTGGAATCATTGCCCGAGCCCATTTCTACATGGAAAAGACCTATGGCGTTAATTTGTCCAAGCAGGACCGCAAGTTGTTCGAGGCTTGGGACAAATTATACCCGGTAACCCCCAAAGAATGCGAGCGAGACCGCCGTATTTTTAAGGTTCAAGGCGATCACAACCCGTTTGTACACGAAAAATGTCCTAAATAA